In Peromyscus eremicus chromosome 2, PerEre_H2_v1, whole genome shotgun sequence, a single genomic region encodes these proteins:
- the Matn1 gene encoding cartilage matrix protein: protein MKVTPGPVFALCSLLLLLLLLQVPDSLGLVPQSRGHLCRTRPTDLVFVVDSSRSVRPVEFEKVKVFLSQVIESLDVGPNATRVGLVNYASTVKPEFPLRAHGSKASLLQAVRRIQPLSTGTMTGLALQFAITKALSDAEGGRTRSPDISKVVIVVTDGRPQDSVRDVSARARASGIELFAIGVGRVDKATLRQIASEPQDEHVDYVESYNVIEKLAKKFQEAFCVVSDLCATGDHDCEQVCISSPGSYTCACHEGFTLNSDGKTCNVCSGGGGSATDLVFLIDGSKSVRPENFELVKKFINQIVDTLDVSDRLAQVGLVQYSSSIRQEFPLGRFHTKKDIKAAVRNMSYMEKGTMTGAALKYLIDNSFTVSSGARPGAQKVGIVFTDGRSQDYINDAARKAKDLGFKMFAVGVGNAVEDELREIASEPVADHYFYTADFKTINQIGKKLQKKICVEEDPCACESIVRFEAKVEDLLQALTRKLEAVSKRLAVLENRII, encoded by the exons ATGAAAGTCACCCCTGGCCCAGTCTTTGCACTCTGTagcctgctgcttctgctgctgctgctacaggTCCCTGATAGCCTTGGCCTCGTCCCTCAGTCCAGAG gGCACCTCTGCAGGACACGACCCACGGACCTGGTGTTTGTCGTTGATAGTTCTCGCAGCGTGAGACCCGTGGAGTTTGAGAAGGTGAAGGTGTTCCTGTCTCAGGTCATCGAGTCACTGGACGTGGGACCCAATGCCACGCGGGTGGGCTTGGTCAACTACGCCAGCACTGTCAAGCCTGAGTTCCCACTTCGGGCCCACGGCTCCAAGGCCTCGCTGTTGCAAGCTGTGCGCCGCATCCAGCCACTGTCCACGGGTACCATGACTGGCCTGGCCCTGCAATTCGCCATCACCAAGGCCTTGAGTGATGCTGAGGGTGGACGTACCAGATCTCCTGACATCAGCAAG GTTGTCATCGTGGTGACTGATGGGAGACCCCAAGACAGCGTTCGGGACGTGTCTGCGCGCGCTCGGGCCAGCGGCATCGAGCTGTTCGCTATCGGTGTGGGTCGCGTGGACAAGGCCACGCTGCGACAGATCGCCAGCGAGCCGCAGGACGAGCACGTGGATTACGTGGAGAGCTACAATGTCATCGAGAAGCTGGCCAAGAAGTTCCAGGAGGCCTTCTGCG TAGTGTCAGACCTGTGTGCCACAGGGGACCACGATTGTGAGCAGGTGTGCATCAGTTCTCCAGGCTCCTACACCTGTGCCTGCCATGAAGGCTTCACCCTGAACAGTGACGGCAAGACGTGCAACG tctgcagtggtggtggtggctcagcCACCGACCTGGTCTTCCTCATTGATGGATCCAAGAGTGTGCGTCCTGAGAACTTTGAGCTGGTGAAGAAGTTCATCAATCAGATTGTGGACACCCTGGACGTGTCGGACAGGCTGGCCCAGGTGGGGCTGGTTCAGTACTCAAGCTCTATACGCCAGGAGTTCCCGCTTGGCCGCTTCCACACCAAGAAGGACATCAAGGCGGCTGTGAGGAACATGTCCTACATGGAGAAGGGTACCATGACTGGCGCTGCCCTGAAGTATCTCATAGACAATTCCTTCACTGTGTCCAGCGGGGCAAGGCCTGGAGCCCAGAAGGTGGGCATTGTCTTCACCGACGGCCGGAGCCAGGACTACATTAATGACGCTGCCAGGAAGGCCAAGGACCTTG GCTTTAAGATGTTTGCGGTGGGCGTGGGCAATGCTGTGGAGGATGAGCTGAGGGAGATTGCCTCTGAGCCCGTGGCAGACCACTACTTCTACACAGCTGACTTCAAGACCATCAACCAGATCGGCAAGAAGTTGCAGAAGAAAATCTGTGTGG AGGAAGACCCATGTGCTTGTGAGTCCATAGTGAGATTTGAGGCCAAGGTGGAGGATCTGCTGCAGGCGCTGACCAGGAAGC TGGAAGCAGTGAGCAAgcgcctggctgtcctggagaacAGAATCATCTAA